A part of Rattus norvegicus strain BN/NHsdMcwi chromosome 4, GRCr8, whole genome shotgun sequence genomic DNA contains:
- the Spmip1 gene encoding protein ATP6V1FNB, with the protein MSRQLNMDTVRQNFWKEEYLKEMMLRYEWQRKYGTLVKAKQKAKAASRLPFKLPTMLPKVPVSLPPVSKTAPSKAPSPTPEPLFLSEMYPVPPDTKALLYEGISHDLQGRYQYLNTRKLDLPETRYLFPITTNFTYGWQLGPPAKQEMVSCKMCRIESFFRKNGAFAFLDPRDLAL; encoded by the exons ATGTCGAGGCAGCTTAACATGGACACGGTGCGGCAAAACTTCTGGAAGGAAGAGTATCTCAAAGAGATGATGTTGCGTTACGAATGGCAGCGCAAGTACGGGACTCTGGTGAAGGCCAAGCAGAAGGCTAAGGCTGCATCCCGTCTGCCCTTCAAACTGCCTACCATGCTGCCTAAGGTCCCAGTCTCACTACCACCTGTCTCCAAAACAGCCCCGTCTAAAGCCCCCAGCCCTACTCCAGAACCTCTTTTTCTGTCAGAAATGTACCCAGTTCCACCTGACACCAAAGCCCTGCTGTATGAAGGCATCTCCCATGACTTGCAGGGGCGCTACCAGTATCTCAACACCCGAAAACTGGACCTGCCAGAGACGCGTTACCTGTTCCCCATCACCACCAACTTCACATATGGCTGGCAGCTGG GTCCTCCAGCAAAGCAAGAAATGGTTTCCTGCAAGATGTGCCGAATTGAGTCATTCTTCCGTAAGAATGGTGCCTTTGCATTCCTGGATCCCCGAGATCTGGCCCTCTGA
- the Atp6v1f gene encoding V-type proton ATPase subunit F, which translates to MAGRGKLIAVIGDEDTVTGFLLGGIGELNKNRHPNFLVVEKDTTINEIEDTFRQFLNRDDIGIILINQYIAEMVRHALDAHQRSIPAVLEIPSKEHPYDAAKDSILRRAKGMFTAEDLR; encoded by the exons ATGGCGGGCAGGGGTAAACTAATCGCAGTGATTGGAGACGAGGACACGGTGACTGGTTTCCTGTTGGGCGGCATAGGGGAGCTTAACAAGAACCGCCACCCTAATTTCCTGGTAGTGGAGAAGGATACCACCATCAATGAAATCGAAGACACTTTCAG GCAGTTTCTAAACAGGGATGACATCGGCATCATTCTCATCAACCAGTACATCGCAGAGATGGTTCGGCACGCCCTCGATGCCCACCAGAGGTCCATTCCAGCCGTCCTGGAGATCCCGTCCAAGGAGCATCCCTACGACGCAGCCAAAGACTCCATCCTGCGCAGGGCCAAGGGCATGTTCACTGCTGAAGACCTGCGCTAG
- the LOC134486567 gene encoding involucrin-like translates to MEKRSQEEPNIQSSCGQTLGSTVEGKLGQEAGLASLKLSALQDASKELGSGLSQERAQPQTPLTPQDHPEKTTQGQCGQSPQGYKGESVQGQDKGVPQSQCERKQAQQGQELKIPRFGEGTNSVVWGEVQGESTVWRQEEGNLQGRSSDFCKLPEKQIPQPVEKRIAGPQGSSTQLTEAAATQEGEWAPLPAVPSNPPQLQSPEGRILATEAEERQSRLPSAHREQRGLRNPKPSKVAWSAPRSREEVLASPGQEVLQRLLELNGAARLRRRRDREQQRLRVRPRARPARSGGGGGGRVAQAGPG, encoded by the coding sequence ATGGAAAAGAGGAGTCAAGAAGAACCAAACATTCAGAGTTCCTGTGGACAGACACTTGGAAGCACAGTGGAGGGAAAGCTGGGCCAGGAAGCTGGCCTGGCTTCCCTGAAGTTGTCAGCTCTCCAAGACGCCTCCAAGGAGCTAGGCTCTGGCCTGAGCCAGGAGAGAGCACAACCTCAGACACCGCTCACTCCTCAGGATCACCCAGAGAAGACAACACAGGGTCAATGTGGGCAGTCACCTCAGGGTTATAAAGGAGAGTCAgttcagggacaagacaaaggGGTTCCTCAGAGTCAATGTGAAAGGAAGCAAGCTCAACAGGGCCAGGAATTAAAAATCCCTCGGTTTGGGGAAGGCACTAATTCAGTAGTATGGGGGGAAGTTCAGGGAGAATCCACAGTATGGCGCCAGGAAGAGGGCAACCTTCAGGGCCGTTCCAGCGACTTCTGCAAACTCCCAGAAAAGCAGATCCCTCAGCCCGTGGAAAAGAGGATAGCAGGTCCCCAGGGTAGTAGCACCCAGCTGACAGAGGCAGCAGCCACCCAGGAAGGGGAGTGGGCTCCTCTCCCTGCGGTACCTTCCAACCCGCCACAGCTCCAAAGCCCAGAAGGCAGGATACTTGCCACCGAGGCTGAGGAGCGCCAGTCAAGGCTTCCCAGTGCTCACAGGGAGCAGAGAGGCCTTAGGAACCCCAAACCCTCCAAGGTCGCGTGGTCCGCACCCCGGAGCAGAGAGGAGGTGCTGGCCAGCCCAGGGCAGGAGGTTCTGCAGCGACTGCTGGAGCTGAACGGCGCGGCCAGGCTGCGGCGGCGCAGGGACCGCGAGCAGCAGCGGCTCCGGGTGCGTCCCAGGGCCCGGCCTGCCAGAAGTGGTGGTGGAGGGGGCGGGAGGGTTGCCCAGGCGGGACCCGGCTGA